A window of the Butyricimonas virosa genome harbors these coding sequences:
- a CDS encoding FecR family protein — MKEAFEIARIIQKSLKGKLSESEERQLSGWRKVSDENERAFQRMISEDFYTIGMEKLEMYDSRVAYGRFLQKKYQQRRKRRFLINMARVAAVALPFVIALVLYVGLNREEEQMVRPSLASNILPGTSKAVLTLANGQMIPLGKEATDSTIITDGTLISASGSGVTYASGVESESVVYNKLEIPRGGEFCLTLSDGTRVWLNSETSIQYPVAFGAKERRVFVQGEAYFEVAKDAKKPFTVQFMSSSVTVLGTSFNIRAYPEEKRSQTTLAEGSVRIYSPGSSMLLKPGEQAEVSALSGEMVKQEVEVKNFTSWKDGRFVFEQQPLEDIMRTLERWYDIRVIFKDEGAKRISLSGNMKRYGDFSQVMKMLQMTGDVRFELHGNDVYITTE; from the coding sequence ATGAAAGAAGCATTTGAAATAGCACGAATTATTCAGAAGAGTTTGAAAGGAAAACTTTCTGAATCAGAGGAAAGGCAATTATCTGGTTGGAGAAAGGTTTCCGATGAGAATGAACGTGCTTTTCAACGAATGATTTCAGAGGATTTTTATACGATTGGAATGGAGAAGTTGGAAATGTATGATTCCCGGGTGGCCTACGGACGTTTCTTGCAAAAGAAGTACCAACAACGTCGTAAAAGAAGATTTTTGATAAATATGGCCAGGGTAGCTGCCGTTGCGTTACCATTTGTGATTGCTCTTGTTCTATATGTAGGGTTGAATCGAGAAGAAGAACAAATGGTGCGTCCTTCTCTAGCTTCAAATATCCTTCCGGGGACGAGCAAAGCCGTGTTGACATTGGCAAACGGGCAAATGATTCCTTTAGGCAAAGAGGCTACGGATAGCACGATTATCACGGATGGAACACTGATTAGTGCTTCGGGATCAGGGGTAACATATGCCAGTGGGGTAGAAAGCGAATCGGTGGTTTACAATAAATTGGAAATACCTCGTGGTGGAGAGTTTTGCCTGACGCTTTCGGATGGAACAAGGGTGTGGTTGAATTCGGAAACTTCTATCCAGTATCCGGTGGCTTTCGGGGCAAAGGAACGACGGGTTTTCGTACAGGGTGAGGCTTATTTTGAAGTGGCAAAGGATGCGAAGAAACCTTTTACCGTGCAGTTCATGAGTTCATCGGTAACGGTGTTGGGAACTTCCTTTAATATCCGGGCTTACCCGGAAGAAAAACGGTCGCAAACCACTCTTGCAGAAGGATCCGTGAGGATTTACAGCCCCGGTAGTTCAATGCTATTGAAACCGGGAGAGCAAGCAGAGGTGAGTGCGTTATCGGGAGAAATGGTAAAGCAGGAGGTTGAAGTAAAAAACTTTACGAGTTGGAAAGATGGGCGTTTCGTATTTGAACAACAACCGTTGGAAGATATAATGAGAACGTTGGAACGATGGTACGATATTCGTGTGATATTCAAGGATGAGGGAGCGAAACGAATTTCTCTGTCGGGAAATATGAAGCGATATGGTGATTTCTCCCAGGTGATGAAAATGTTGCAGATGACGGGAGATGTGCGATTTGAATTACATGGAAATGATGTATATATAACTACAGAGTGA
- a CDS encoding RNA polymerase sigma factor, with protein sequence MSEQDEVKWLQGLRVGDDRAFKVLFEKYYASLCAFATNFVNDPDVAEDIVQEIFFKLYTDKPTFDVVVALKSYLYLVTKNQCLNYLKHARIEQEYMSFLKERETTTFFFNQIVEQELLTLLSEAIQDLPEQTGQVFQLVMEGFDNAEIAEKLNLSIDSVKSHKKRGKQLLKSRLGDITAILLFLSNC encoded by the coding sequence ATGTCGGAACAGGATGAGGTAAAATGGTTACAGGGATTAAGGGTTGGGGATGATCGGGCCTTTAAAGTCCTGTTTGAAAAGTATTATGCCTCACTCTGTGCGTTTGCCACTAATTTCGTGAATGACCCGGACGTGGCAGAAGATATTGTACAGGAGATATTTTTCAAACTTTACACGGATAAACCGACTTTTGATGTTGTGGTGGCCTTGAAATCTTACCTGTATTTGGTTACTAAGAATCAATGTCTGAATTATTTGAAGCATGCCCGGATCGAACAAGAGTATATGTCTTTCTTGAAGGAACGGGAAACAACGACATTCTTTTTTAACCAGATCGTGGAGCAGGAGTTACTAACCTTGTTGTCAGAGGCTATTCAGGATTTACCGGAACAGACGGGACAAGTGTTCCAACTGGTGATGGAAGGTTTCGATAACGCGGAAATCGCGGAGAAATTGAATCTCTCCATAGATTCGGTAAAGTCACATAAAAAACGCGGAAAACAATTATTGAAGAGTCGGTTAGGAGATATAACGGCTATCCTTTTATTCCTGTCGAATTGTTAA
- a CDS encoding RelA/SpoT family protein, protein MAETTTYITVQQKYRSLLKSCKNLISTEDIRLVRKAFDTAMSSEANSQAVTEKDIHRLLDIGLIITSEIGLGRTSIICLMLHRAIESGTLRLEQIKTVFGEKVAQILAGLRDISHIYTTHRVVDSENFRKLLLSFAEDVRVQLIFLAEKLYDLRHAETLLPERQRELARETSYIYIPFAHRLGLYNIKSEMEDLALRYGEPEVYKEISLKLEGTREAREKYINEFIAPIVEEFNNRGIKFKVKWRTKTIASILNKMRKKQVEFEEIYDIFAVRFILDSRGPEEKADCWRAYSIVADRYTPNPQRLRDWISVPKSNGYESLQTTVLGPNNRWVEVQIRTERMDEIAEKGFAAHWKYKGGTADKAIEEWLTELREILESSEVGAVDMLDDIKINLQDKEVHVFTPAGDLKTLPAGATLLDFAYAIHTAVGSRCVGGKVNQRNETLRYVLKNGDQVSILTSNNQQPNADWLNIATTSKARNKIRQFLTEDSRAQATLGKEMLARRFKNWKLELTDEVIHRLQQHYKYKFAIDLYQAIAEEKLDMAEIKEFITRPKEEERTVATLREEVQVIPSRPISEDVLLIDRNVDNVVYKFARCCNPVFGDDILGFVSIGEGIKIHRTQCKNALDLQRRYPYRIVQAAWTNAGATSYQTVLSIVGREDAGMVTKITEVIAKDPKITLRGLSINSSEGLFDGQITVLVSDTEHLSQLISRLKRIQGVMRVYRHDSVKE, encoded by the coding sequence ATGGCAGAAACTACGACATACATTACTGTACAACAAAAATATAGATCTTTATTAAAGTCATGTAAGAACTTGATTTCAACCGAGGATATTCGTCTCGTGCGAAAAGCTTTCGACACGGCAATGAGCAGCGAGGCAAATTCACAAGCGGTTACAGAGAAAGATATTCATCGTTTGTTGGATATCGGATTAATTATCACGTCCGAGATCGGGTTAGGGAGAACTTCTATTATTTGTTTGATGTTACATCGGGCAATAGAGTCCGGAACGTTGAGATTGGAACAGATAAAAACGGTATTTGGAGAGAAAGTGGCCCAGATATTAGCTGGTTTACGGGATATAAGTCATATCTATACTACTCACCGGGTGGTTGATTCCGAAAATTTCCGGAAATTACTACTGAGTTTTGCTGAAGATGTACGGGTGCAGTTGATTTTTCTGGCGGAAAAATTGTATGATTTACGGCATGCTGAGACTTTACTTCCGGAACGACAACGGGAGTTAGCGCGGGAAACCAGTTATATCTACATTCCTTTTGCCCATCGTTTAGGTTTGTATAATATCAAATCGGAGATGGAGGACCTTGCTTTACGTTATGGAGAGCCTGAGGTGTACAAGGAGATTTCTTTAAAGCTGGAGGGAACACGGGAGGCCCGTGAAAAATATATCAACGAGTTTATTGCCCCTATTGTGGAAGAATTCAATAACCGGGGAATTAAATTCAAGGTGAAATGGCGTACCAAGACGATAGCCTCGATCTTGAACAAGATGCGGAAGAAACAGGTGGAGTTCGAGGAAATCTATGACATATTTGCGGTTCGTTTTATACTGGATAGCAGGGGGCCGGAAGAGAAGGCCGATTGCTGGAGGGCATATTCGATCGTGGCCGACAGGTACACGCCTAACCCGCAGCGATTGCGAGATTGGATTTCAGTGCCTAAGTCCAATGGTTATGAATCATTGCAGACCACCGTTCTCGGACCTAATAACCGATGGGTGGAAGTGCAGATTCGTACGGAACGGATGGATGAGATTGCTGAAAAGGGATTTGCGGCTCACTGGAAGTACAAGGGGGGAACGGCGGATAAGGCGATCGAGGAGTGGCTGACTGAGTTACGAGAGATATTGGAGAGTTCGGAAGTCGGAGCCGTGGATATGTTGGATGATATTAAAATTAACCTGCAAGATAAGGAGGTACACGTGTTTACCCCGGCGGGAGATTTGAAGACTTTACCGGCGGGAGCGACGTTACTTGACTTTGCTTATGCTATCCACACGGCTGTAGGGTCCCGTTGTGTAGGAGGAAAGGTAAACCAACGTAACGAGACCTTGCGCTATGTGTTGAAGAATGGGGATCAGGTATCCATCCTAACTTCGAATAATCAACAGCCGAATGCCGACTGGTTGAATATTGCCACGACTTCGAAGGCTCGTAACAAGATTCGTCAGTTTCTTACCGAAGATTCGCGGGCTCAGGCCACGCTGGGTAAGGAAATGTTGGCTCGTCGGTTTAAAAATTGGAAGTTAGAGTTGACAGACGAGGTGATTCATCGTTTGCAACAACATTATAAATATAAGTTTGCTATTGATCTTTACCAGGCGATTGCCGAGGAAAAGTTAGATATGGCGGAGATTAAGGAGTTCATTACTCGCCCGAAAGAAGAGGAGCGTACGGTGGCCACCCTGAGAGAAGAGGTGCAGGTTATTCCGTCCCGCCCGATTAGTGAGGATGTGTTATTGATCGACCGGAATGTCGATAACGTGGTGTACAAGTTTGCCCGTTGTTGTAACCCGGTATTCGGGGATGATATTCTGGGATTCGTTTCTATTGGTGAGGGGATTAAGATTCACCGGACTCAGTGTAAGAATGCTCTTGATTTGCAGCGTCGCTACCCGTATCGAATCGTGCAGGCAGCTTGGACGAATGCCGGTGCAACTTCTTACCAGACGGTGTTGAGTATCGTGGGACGTGAAGATGCGGGAATGGTGACTAAGATTACTGAAGTGATAGCGAAGGACCCGAAGATCACGTTACGGGGATTGTCCATTAATTCGAGCGAGGGATTATTTGACGGGCAAATCACCGTGTTGGTTAGTGATACGGAACACTTATCACAACTGATTTCCCGTTTAAAACGTATACAGGGAGTCATGCGGGTATATCGTCATGACTCTGTGAAAGAGTAG
- a CDS encoding LysM peptidoglycan-binding domain-containing protein: protein MVRFILVFLLLGLTGYVGAQEIKIEKSTEKIVYQGKSYYLHTVKAKETLFSICKAYGVSVDEVKILNDKSDNALSIGDVLRIPVVEPFKSIDDKFYYHRMKPKETLYSLSRKFNIKMKRILKDNPEYDVSRPIAEGAVVKLALRQIDRNVLEAELRWEKRQAKEVQQARREEMEKYEKSHSNTFPPARDSLEGMVQQVVGDTVFVIPEVAREQRHVKVALMLPLYVKENKLPLSEEEIPVDTLGVNIRNEHWRLSSRTEPFLQFYQGVLMAVDSLKRLGYTIDLYVYDTERDPNTVQRLVGELNLLSPDLIIGPVYANTYKAVAEQLGNRTIPMIFPLSSRGGDLIRFPNFVQLNTSTVSLVEEMADWIVANGTQAHLINIIPDGGGRTGGESRLTDLVRTRLQANGMEDMTNCQWRPQMHLDSLRKVMRLGVENIILFPTINEAAASRTLPVLSALADQFRITVIGFPDWLKFTSIDEEVLFKLNVKMMANSYVDYQGDVAKEFSAKHRDYFYSEPSNVVNRAFDIVMCFIPLVDIERGNTLNVLREKDISGAFTRFRFHPVSGFGGLENRGLYLINYGRNFEIIVKPIVK, encoded by the coding sequence ATGGTAAGATTCATTTTAGTATTTCTGTTGCTGGGTTTGACGGGTTATGTCGGGGCGCAGGAAATCAAGATAGAGAAATCGACAGAGAAAATCGTGTATCAGGGAAAGTCCTATTATCTCCATACGGTGAAAGCCAAGGAAACGCTTTTTTCCATATGTAAGGCTTATGGTGTCTCCGTGGATGAAGTGAAAATATTAAATGATAAGAGTGACAATGCCCTTTCGATCGGGGACGTGTTGAGAATTCCAGTGGTCGAACCCTTTAAATCTATTGATGATAAGTTTTATTATCACCGGATGAAACCGAAAGAGACGCTATATTCTCTTTCCCGGAAGTTTAATATCAAGATGAAACGAATTCTGAAAGATAATCCGGAGTACGATGTGAGCCGACCGATTGCGGAAGGTGCTGTTGTGAAATTGGCATTGAGGCAGATTGACCGAAACGTGTTGGAGGCTGAATTACGCTGGGAAAAACGTCAGGCGAAAGAGGTTCAACAAGCCCGGCGTGAAGAGATGGAAAAATACGAGAAAAGTCATTCAAATACATTCCCGCCTGCCCGCGATTCATTGGAAGGAATGGTGCAGCAGGTTGTGGGTGATACTGTGTTTGTTATTCCCGAAGTCGCTCGTGAGCAACGCCACGTGAAAGTTGCTCTTATGTTGCCTTTGTACGTGAAGGAAAACAAGTTGCCCTTATCCGAGGAGGAAATTCCGGTGGACACGCTGGGAGTGAATATACGGAACGAGCATTGGCGTTTATCTTCTCGTACGGAACCTTTCCTGCAATTTTATCAGGGGGTATTGATGGCCGTGGATAGTTTGAAACGGCTGGGATACACGATCGATTTGTATGTTTATGACACGGAACGTGATCCCAATACCGTGCAACGCTTGGTAGGGGAATTGAATTTGTTATCTCCGGATTTGATTATCGGTCCCGTGTATGCGAACACGTATAAGGCAGTTGCCGAACAGCTAGGAAATCGGACGATTCCGATGATTTTCCCGCTTTCTTCACGGGGAGGAGATTTAATCCGTTTCCCGAATTTTGTGCAGTTGAATACGTCTACGGTTTCTTTGGTAGAAGAGATGGCGGACTGGATTGTTGCGAATGGTACGCAGGCTCATCTGATAAATATCATTCCGGATGGGGGGGGGCGCACCGGGGGAGAGAGTCGTTTAACGGATCTGGTACGAACTCGCTTACAGGCGAACGGGATGGAAGATATGACGAATTGTCAATGGCGGCCTCAAATGCATTTGGATTCATTACGCAAGGTCATGAGGCTGGGGGTGGAAAATATTATCTTGTTTCCAACTATAAATGAAGCGGCGGCCAGTCGGACGTTGCCTGTGTTGTCTGCCCTAGCAGATCAGTTCCGGATCACGGTAATTGGTTTCCCTGATTGGTTGAAATTTACTTCTATCGATGAGGAAGTGTTGTTTAAGTTGAACGTGAAGATGATGGCGAATAGTTACGTGGATTATCAAGGTGATGTGGCCAAAGAGTTTTCTGCGAAACACCGGGATTATTTTTATTCGGAGCCGAGTAATGTGGTGAACCGGGCGTTTGACATTGTTATGTGCTTTATCCCCTTGGTTGACATAGAACGTGGGAATACTTTGAACGTGTTGCGGGAAAAGGATATAAGCGGAGCATTTACCCGTTTCCGGTTCCATCCCGTGAGTGGATTTGGAGGTTTGGAAAATCGGGGATTATACTTGATTAACTATGGTCGGAATTTCGAGATTATAGTGAAACCGATAGTCAAATAA
- a CDS encoding PASTA domain-containing protein produces MGFFKKGHIIVLLINIAVASIVLFVIGYIVLNRLEKYTNHGYYITVPELRGLTPDEAKPFAKEKNLQILVIDSIYDNNAKPGTIVEQFPSPNAHVKNNRAIQLTINANAPEKIIFPNLRNVAFRQSLQRLKNLGLNVGRIEYIPSNFKNLVLDFKYEGNIIEPNSLIQKGETVDIVLGNGNTSNDQVAIPSLVGKTLAEAKAILLRAFLNVGEILPDNTIKTEADQSTAIIYQQEPEFEENMTMKMGGDITLYLTKDKEKIMALDSLSIEELQP; encoded by the coding sequence ATGGGTTTCTTTAAAAAAGGACATATCATCGTGTTATTGATTAACATAGCCGTAGCCAGCATCGTGTTGTTCGTGATCGGGTATATCGTGTTGAATCGATTGGAGAAATACACGAATCATGGTTACTATATTACTGTTCCCGAACTCCGAGGACTCACTCCCGACGAGGCGAAACCTTTCGCCAAAGAGAAGAATTTGCAAATCCTTGTCATCGATTCTATCTATGACAACAATGCCAAACCGGGAACTATCGTGGAACAATTCCCGTCACCGAATGCCCACGTGAAGAACAACCGGGCCATCCAACTGACCATCAACGCCAATGCCCCGGAAAAAATTATTTTCCCGAACCTTCGCAACGTGGCCTTCCGTCAATCCTTGCAACGATTGAAGAACTTGGGACTCAACGTTGGAAGAATCGAATACATTCCTTCCAACTTCAAAAACCTAGTACTTGATTTCAAATACGAGGGAAACATCATCGAACCAAATAGTTTGATACAAAAAGGAGAAACAGTGGATATTGTACTCGGGAACGGGAACACGTCCAACGACCAAGTAGCCATCCCATCATTAGTGGGGAAAACACTGGCAGAGGCAAAAGCCATACTATTGCGGGCATTCTTAAACGTGGGTGAAATCCTACCCGACAACACGATCAAAACCGAGGCTGACCAATCCACGGCAATTATATACCAGCAAGAGCCTGAATTCGAAGAAAATATGACGATGAAGATGGGAGGAGACATCACGCTCTACCTCACGAAAGATAAAGAAAAAATAATGGCACTGGACTCCCTGTCCATTGAGGAGCTACAACCATGA
- a CDS encoding RluA family pseudouridine synthase: protein MIEEEVEDLEELGEDEPEQEQEMYEHFRLEVDPGQNLLRIDRFLVDRLPNVSRTKIQEAAEAQCVQVNNKPVKSNYRVKPKDIVTLMLPHPKREIRVIPEDIPLNIVYEDDYLLVINKEPGMVVHPSYGHYTGTLVNALAWHLKGNPLFKENDPRPGLVHRIDKDTSGLLVIAKTEEAKTKLSSQFFHKTSSRKYVAVCWGNLENDNGTIIGNIGRSISNRKIMGVFPEGSDYGKHAVTHYHVLERLGYVNVVECVLETGRTHQIRAHFKSIRHPLFNDPEYGGNEILKGTTFTKYKQFVQNCFALCPRQALHAKTLGFEHPGTGKWMDFNSEIPQDIQQLIEKWRGYVANRELEDIE, encoded by the coding sequence ATGATAGAAGAAGAAGTAGAAGATTTAGAAGAACTGGGCGAGGACGAACCGGAACAAGAGCAAGAAATGTACGAACATTTCCGTCTGGAAGTTGATCCCGGCCAAAATTTACTGCGTATCGATCGGTTTCTGGTCGATCGGTTACCCAACGTATCCCGCACAAAAATACAGGAAGCTGCAGAAGCCCAATGTGTACAGGTCAATAATAAACCGGTAAAATCCAATTACCGGGTAAAACCCAAAGACATTGTCACCTTGATGCTCCCCCACCCAAAACGGGAAATACGGGTCATACCGGAAGATATTCCTTTAAATATCGTGTACGAGGACGACTATCTGCTGGTCATTAACAAAGAACCGGGTATGGTGGTACATCCTTCCTACGGGCATTACACGGGGACTCTCGTAAATGCTTTGGCATGGCACTTGAAAGGGAATCCGTTATTCAAAGAGAACGATCCCCGCCCTGGACTGGTTCACCGGATAGACAAGGACACTTCCGGCCTGTTGGTCATTGCCAAAACGGAAGAAGCTAAAACCAAATTGTCTTCCCAATTTTTCCATAAAACCTCCAGTCGGAAATACGTGGCCGTATGTTGGGGAAACTTGGAAAATGACAACGGAACGATTATCGGTAACATCGGAAGGAGTATCTCTAACCGAAAAATCATGGGTGTATTCCCGGAAGGTAGCGACTACGGCAAACACGCCGTGACTCACTATCACGTGCTGGAACGTTTGGGTTACGTGAATGTCGTGGAATGCGTGCTGGAAACCGGACGTACCCACCAAATCCGGGCTCATTTCAAATCAATCAGACATCCGCTATTCAATGATCCGGAATACGGTGGTAATGAAATCCTGAAAGGCACCACATTCACGAAGTACAAACAATTCGTGCAAAATTGCTTCGCTCTCTGTCCCCGACAAGCATTACATGCCAAAACCCTTGGTTTTGAACACCCGGGAACGGGCAAATGGATGGACTTCAATTCCGAAATACCACAGGATATTCAACAGCTCATTGAAAAATGGCGGGGCTACGTGGCAAACCGGGAACTGGAAGATATTGAATAA
- a CDS encoding NCS2 family permease, which produces MILKKLFGFDPSVMKVKTEIMAGVTTFLTMSYILAVNPDILSAASMDRGAVFTATALAAFFATLVMAIWAKLPFALAPGMGLNAFFAFTLVQGMGYSWESALAAVFIEGLVFILLTVFNIRELIVNAIPETLRHAISVGIGLFIAFLGLQKAGLIVANPATFVSLGEFTPSTLLAVGGIVIGGVLVARKVKGALFYAIVAVTLLSIPLEITRIPEGFSLVSMPHSLEPVFFKLDFHSLLSPNMLIAIFSLVFMDIFDTLGTLVGTANKVGMVKPDGSIPKLKPAMMADAVGTTVGALLGTSTTTTYAESTAGIAEGGRSGLTAAVVSGLFIVALFFAPFFLLVPGIATAGVLVIVGSFMFDAVKKICFDDMTEAFPAFVTIIMMPLTYSIADGIVLGLLTYVLFKLFAGKYRELNLTMYILSILCILKYVFV; this is translated from the coding sequence ATGATATTAAAGAAACTTTTTGGATTTGATCCCAGCGTGATGAAGGTAAAGACAGAAATCATGGCTGGGGTCACTACTTTTTTAACGATGTCGTATATTCTTGCCGTGAATCCGGATATTCTTTCGGCGGCATCGATGGATCGGGGAGCCGTGTTCACAGCTACAGCCTTGGCAGCATTTTTTGCCACGTTGGTGATGGCTATTTGGGCGAAATTACCTTTTGCCTTGGCTCCGGGTATGGGGTTGAACGCTTTTTTTGCCTTTACGTTAGTGCAGGGCATGGGATATTCCTGGGAGAGTGCCTTGGCTGCTGTTTTTATCGAGGGGCTGGTGTTTATCCTGTTGACCGTGTTTAATATACGGGAGTTGATAGTGAATGCTATTCCCGAAACGTTGAGACATGCCATATCCGTTGGAATTGGTTTGTTTATTGCTTTTTTGGGATTACAAAAGGCCGGGTTGATTGTGGCTAATCCTGCAACATTTGTTTCTTTAGGCGAGTTTACTCCATCGACGTTGTTGGCGGTAGGAGGAATTGTTATCGGAGGTGTGTTGGTTGCACGGAAAGTGAAAGGGGCTCTTTTCTATGCGATTGTGGCGGTCACGTTATTAAGTATTCCTTTGGAGATTACCCGGATACCGGAAGGCTTTTCTTTAGTATCGATGCCTCATTCTCTGGAGCCGGTCTTTTTCAAGCTAGATTTTCATTCTTTGTTGTCCCCGAATATGTTGATTGCGATTTTCTCGCTCGTGTTCATGGATATTTTTGATACTTTAGGAACATTGGTCGGTACGGCAAATAAAGTAGGGATGGTGAAACCTGACGGGAGTATCCCGAAGTTGAAACCTGCGATGATGGCGGATGCTGTGGGAACAACGGTTGGGGCTTTACTCGGAACGTCAACCACCACGACTTACGCTGAAAGTACTGCTGGTATAGCCGAAGGTGGGCGTTCCGGTTTGACAGCTGCTGTTGTTAGTGGGTTGTTCATTGTCGCTTTGTTCTTTGCCCCATTCTTTTTGTTGGTTCCGGGTATCGCTACAGCAGGGGTATTGGTGATCGTGGGGAGTTTTATGTTTGATGCGGTGAAGAAAATATGTTTTGATGATATGACCGAGGCTTTTCCTGCTTTTGTGACCATTATTATGATGCCGTTGACTTACTCGATTGCCGATGGTATTGTGTTGGGGTTATTGACTTATGTGTTGTTTAAATTGTTTGCAGGTAAATATCGAGAGTTAAATCTCACGATGTATATACTCTCGATATTGTGTATTTTGAAATACGTATTTGTCTAG
- the ychF gene encoding redox-regulated ATPase YchF: MGLQCGIVGLPNVGKSTLFNCLSNAKAQSANFPFCTIEPNVGVITVPDERLNKLVELVQPQNVVPAVVEIVDIAGLVKGASRGEGLGNKFLSNIRETDAIIHVLRCFDDNNIVHVDGHVDPIRDKETIDTELQLKDLETVESRLAKEEKKAQTGGDAKAKRLVEVLHLYKDALVQGKSARSVQLNDLQQEAAKELMLLTNKPILYVCNVDEASVVTGNKYVDAVRDAVKDEGAEVLVIGAAIEADIAELDTYEEKQLFLQDLGLEEAGVNKLIRTAYKLLNLRTYFTAGPKEVRAWTFKNGMKAPQTAGIIHTDFEKGFIRAEVIKYEDFIALGSEAKCKEAGKMSVEGKEYVVQDGDMMNFRFNV, encoded by the coding sequence ATGGGTTTACAATGTGGAATAGTCGGTTTGCCAAACGTGGGGAAATCGACGTTATTTAATTGTTTGAGCAATGCGAAAGCGCAGTCGGCAAATTTCCCTTTTTGCACGATCGAACCGAACGTGGGAGTGATTACCGTGCCGGACGAGCGACTGAATAAATTGGTCGAGTTGGTACAGCCTCAAAACGTGGTACCTGCTGTGGTGGAGATCGTGGATATTGCTGGGTTAGTGAAAGGTGCGAGTAGAGGTGAAGGTTTAGGAAATAAATTTTTGTCTAATATCCGGGAAACGGATGCTATTATTCACGTGTTACGTTGTTTTGATGATAATAATATCGTACACGTGGATGGTCATGTTGATCCGATCCGGGACAAGGAGACGATTGATACAGAGTTGCAGTTGAAAGACTTGGAGACAGTGGAAAGCCGTTTGGCAAAAGAGGAGAAGAAAGCTCAGACCGGAGGGGATGCAAAGGCGAAACGTCTGGTCGAGGTGTTGCATTTATATAAGGATGCGTTGGTACAGGGGAAATCTGCTCGTTCCGTGCAATTAAACGATTTACAACAGGAGGCAGCGAAGGAGTTGATGTTGCTGACGAATAAACCTATTTTGTACGTTTGTAACGTGGACGAGGCTTCCGTCGTGACGGGAAATAAATATGTGGATGCCGTTCGGGATGCCGTGAAGGACGAGGGGGCAGAGGTCCTGGTGATCGGTGCTGCTATCGAGGCGGATATTGCCGAGTTGGATACGTACGAGGAGAAACAGTTGTTCTTGCAGGATCTAGGACTGGAGGAAGCCGGGGTGAATAAATTGATTCGTACGGCTTATAAGTTATTGAATTTGCGTACTTATTTCACGGCAGGCCCGAAGGAAGTGAGGGCGTGGACCTTCAAGAACGGGATGAAGGCCCCGCAGACTGCCGGGATTATTCACACGGATTTCGAGAAAGGGTTTATTCGTGCAGAAGTGATCAAATACGAGGATTTTATTGCTTTGGGATCCGAGGCAAAATGTAAGGAAGCCGGGAAAATGTCCGTGGAAGGAAAGGAGTACGTGGTGCAGGACGGGGACATGATGAACTTCCGTTTTAACGTGTAA
- a CDS encoding DUF5715 family protein: protein MRRAVWYYTIVCVLLILVGACKENEKNKKPFVYFKNYQRTFNDLNDRHLSSAKRLGITPLKASEDLSKADRDLKEIKSCKLFQVDKLTHSEPYLVPEACDLLADIARNFKDSLYQKGLPSHSIIVTSVLRTGSSVKKLRKSNGNASANSAHVYGTTFDVAYARFKKDGRKEAPKEKLKSVLADVLQDLRLQKKCYVRYEFKQGCFHITTR, encoded by the coding sequence ATGAGAAGAGCGGTGTGGTATTACACGATAGTGTGCGTGTTGTTGATATTGGTTGGGGCTTGTAAGGAAAACGAAAAGAATAAAAAGCCTTTTGTTTATTTTAAAAATTATCAGAGAACTTTTAATGATTTAAATGACAGGCATCTGTCTTCCGCCAAGCGATTGGGAATTACTCCTTTGAAGGCGTCAGAGGATTTGAGTAAGGCAGATCGGGATTTAAAAGAGATTAAATCCTGTAAATTGTTCCAAGTGGATAAATTAACACATTCAGAACCTTATCTTGTCCCGGAGGCCTGTGATTTATTGGCAGATATAGCCCGAAATTTTAAAGACTCCCTGTATCAGAAAGGATTACCGTCCCATAGTATTATCGTGACAAGTGTGTTGCGCACGGGGTCTAGCGTGAAGAAATTGCGGAAAAGTAACGGGAATGCTAGTGCCAATTCCGCTCACGTGTACGGGACTACTTTTGATGTGGCATATGCACGTTTCAAGAAGGACGGACGTAAAGAAGCACCGAAGGAAAAGTTGAAAAGTGTGTTGGCAGACGTGTTACAGGATTTGCGTTTGCAAAAGAAATGCTATGTTCGTTACGAGTTTAAGCAAGGTTGTTTTCATATCACGACAAGATAA